One genomic region from Ralstonia pickettii DTP0602 encodes:
- a CDS encoding hypothetical protein (K02054: ABC.SP.P1; putative spermidine/putrescine transport system permease protein): MTTVSSSRWHRIMPDANGWRALPLLALFLIVFDYSLGGLLAKSVHGGTGLTLHYFKEAWTTKAYFRVFVDTLRVSLIATIVCVLLGYPLAYWMRGLDERRRAVVMTMVLMTFWVSILVRTYAWIVVLGNAGLVNRTLLATGLIREPLTLLYSEVGVTIGMANILLPFLVLPLLTAMLRIDDRLLQAAASLGASKRQIFWRVFFPLSLPALGVCVLLLFMLSLGFYITPAILGGGKVPLLGNLLDTLINETSEWALAAAISTALLAFALGVFAIFLRLTRMTETKS; this comes from the coding sequence ATGACTACTGTGTCCTCCTCGCGTTGGCATCGAATTATGCCCGACGCAAACGGCTGGCGCGCTCTGCCGCTGCTGGCCCTCTTCCTGATCGTCTTTGATTACTCATTGGGCGGTCTGCTGGCGAAGTCGGTGCACGGTGGTACTGGTCTCACCCTGCATTACTTCAAAGAAGCGTGGACGACGAAGGCGTATTTTCGTGTTTTCGTGGACACCTTGCGCGTGAGCCTGATCGCTACGATTGTGTGCGTTCTTCTTGGATATCCACTGGCGTACTGGATGCGCGGACTCGACGAGCGCCGCCGCGCTGTGGTCATGACTATGGTGTTGATGACATTCTGGGTGAGCATCCTGGTTCGCACCTATGCGTGGATTGTTGTCCTGGGAAACGCGGGCCTGGTGAATCGGACCCTCCTCGCCACGGGCTTGATCCGTGAGCCGTTGACGCTTTTGTACTCAGAAGTTGGCGTCACGATTGGCATGGCAAATATACTCCTGCCTTTTCTGGTGTTGCCTCTCCTCACTGCCATGTTGCGTATCGATGATCGACTGCTGCAGGCGGCGGCGTCGCTAGGCGCATCCAAGCGGCAGATCTTCTGGCGCGTCTTCTTCCCTTTGTCATTGCCCGCGCTGGGTGTGTGCGTCTTGTTGTTGTTTATGCTGAGCCTTGGCTTCTACATCACCCCGGCCATTCTCGGCGGGGGCAAGGTGCCACTTCTGGGCAACCTTCTTGACACGCTGATCAACGAGACGTCGGAATGGGCACTGGCGGCCGCAATATCAACAGCGTTACTCGCGTTTGCACTCGGAGTCTTTGCGATCTTCCTTCGCCTGACTCGAATGACGGAGACGAAATCATGA
- a CDS encoding dehydrogenase, with translation MRRTAGLPDSFARNMSKRIVIIQGHPDPSGQRLLHALADAYAQGATTAGHDVRRIEVAKLDFPLLRTQAEFETGTLPPALEQPREELRWAEHWVFLFPLWHGTMPALFKGFLEHIFRPGFAMDYKEKGFPRRLLAGRSARIVVTMGMPALLYRWYFGAYGVRGFERSMLSFAGIKPIRENLYGLTFADERTRTRWLENMRAHGAHGN, from the coding sequence GTGCGTCGTACCGCTGGTCTCCCGGACAGCTTCGCCCGCAACATGTCCAAGCGTATCGTGATCATCCAGGGGCATCCAGACCCATCGGGCCAGCGCTTGCTGCATGCGCTGGCGGACGCCTACGCTCAAGGCGCGACCACGGCAGGACACGACGTACGGCGCATCGAGGTGGCGAAGCTCGACTTCCCGCTGCTTCGCACGCAGGCTGAGTTCGAGACTGGCACATTGCCTCCTGCATTGGAGCAGCCAAGGGAGGAATTGCGCTGGGCGGAGCATTGGGTCTTCCTGTTTCCGCTATGGCACGGAACCATGCCGGCGCTATTCAAGGGTTTTCTCGAACACATCTTTCGGCCCGGCTTTGCCATGGATTACAAGGAGAAAGGGTTCCCCAGACGACTGCTCGCCGGCCGCTCGGCACGGATCGTCGTGACCATGGGAATGCCGGCGCTGCTGTATCGCTGGTACTTTGGCGCATATGGAGTCCGCGGCTTCGAGCGAAGTATGCTGAGTTTCGCCGGGATCAAGCCGATCCGCGAGAACCTGTATGGGCTTACCTTTGCCGACGAGAGGACACGTACCCGTTGGCTGGAAAACATGCGTGCACATGGTGCGCACGGGAACTGA
- a CDS encoding prevent-host-death protein yields the protein MHITTLSSRELNQDVTRAKKATKDGPVFITDRGRPSHVLLSIEEYQRLTGSQQKIADLLAMPEAEDIDLDIPHHAELARPADLD from the coding sequence GTGCACATCACAACTCTATCCAGTCGAGAGCTGAACCAGGATGTAACTCGCGCCAAGAAGGCCACGAAGGACGGCCCCGTTTTCATTACTGATCGAGGCCGACCTTCTCACGTCCTGTTGAGCATCGAGGAATATCAGCGACTCACTGGTAGTCAGCAAAAGATTGCTGACCTGCTGGCCATGCCGGAAGCCGAGGATATTGATCTCGATATCCCCCATCATGCTGAACTTGCTCGACCGGCGGACCTCGACTGA
- a CDS encoding hypothetical protein (K02055: ABC.SP.S; putative spermidine/putrescine transport system substrate-binding protein) yields MNRRDFLLSAPAASLVVACPKVFATAPTSIRLIDSGGTTGESIAAAYIPPFTEKYGVRVVREAPSSLGKLRAMVESGRINAALFELGSSTLAQARELNLLEKLDWAAIHPDPMFPEARDDYGMGYQYFSTVMAWRDGNPAPKTWADFFDVQRFPGKRCMSAYPHYTLPFALLADGVDPASLFPLDVDRAMRKLESIKSHVSVWWKTGTQPLQLLKDNEVQYAVTWSAGIEREPGIRSTFNQGMYDIAWLVVPRGQHPATKDLAMKFLHEVTVAKNQMVAAKVLPLSGNSPQLEGLLGVKAFQSFPTAKANLQAQFRQNAQWWQKNGPGVNKVWSNFLLNA; encoded by the coding sequence ATGAACCGTCGCGACTTCTTGCTGTCCGCACCCGCAGCCTCCCTAGTCGTAGCCTGTCCCAAGGTATTTGCGACAGCACCCACGAGCATTCGACTGATCGACTCGGGCGGGACCACTGGTGAATCCATCGCCGCCGCCTATATTCCGCCCTTTACCGAGAAGTACGGAGTGCGGGTGGTTCGCGAGGCACCCTCGTCCCTGGGCAAGCTGCGTGCGATGGTGGAAAGCGGCCGTATCAATGCGGCGCTGTTCGAGCTTGGCTCGTCAACCCTGGCGCAAGCACGTGAACTCAACTTACTGGAGAAGCTGGACTGGGCGGCAATTCATCCTGACCCGATGTTCCCTGAGGCCCGCGATGACTACGGCATGGGCTATCAGTATTTCTCCACAGTCATGGCGTGGCGTGATGGCAACCCGGCGCCAAAGACATGGGCGGACTTCTTCGATGTCCAACGCTTTCCTGGCAAGCGATGCATGTCTGCCTATCCGCATTACACGCTGCCATTCGCCTTGCTGGCAGACGGAGTGGACCCGGCGAGCCTGTTCCCTCTTGATGTCGATCGTGCCATGCGAAAGCTCGAAAGCATCAAGAGCCATGTCTCGGTCTGGTGGAAAACGGGAACACAACCTCTGCAACTGCTCAAGGACAACGAAGTCCAGTATGCGGTGACCTGGTCGGCCGGTATCGAACGGGAGCCGGGAATTCGCTCAACCTTCAATCAAGGCATGTACGATATTGCCTGGCTTGTCGTACCGCGCGGACAGCACCCCGCCACCAAAGACCTGGCCATGAAGTTTCTGCATGAGGTGACCGTCGCGAAGAATCAGATGGTCGCGGCAAAGGTGTTGCCTCTGAGTGGCAACAGCCCGCAACTTGAAGGCCTCCTGGGCGTCAAGGCGTTCCAGTCCTTTCCCACTGCAAAGGCCAACCTGCAGGCCCAGTTCAGACAGAACGCCCAATGGTGGCAGAAGAACGGACCGGGAGTGAACAAGGTCTGGTCGAACTTCCTCCTGAACGCTTGA
- a CDS encoding membrane protein (K09476: ompF; outer membrane pore protein F) translates to MKSTYGIKCRSAALTLGAWLACGAAQAQSGVLLYGGVDANLEYVNHFSTVTPSAENGFSTGPGTSVYRLNSGGLSGSRFGMRGTEELGGGLNAIFVLEGGFALDNGMMQQGGRLFGRQAFVGFDDKGIGTFTFGRQYISWFDALANFSPTAFSTQYEPIVAQIGMDFRSDNTLKYTGVFGPLTASANWSFGNGFLGNGEVPGQFRRDTGYGAALTYDSGPFSATVGYNQYNPTLTTAGDTGRFKKAAVAASYSFDGRAKLMAGYRWGQSRGADGSTVLRDDFYWAGANYNLTQGIELTLGYYYDDIKKFGDRSMKNPWQISFIADYRLSKRTDVYLTTAYSKNAGLNFDTSAVSFINGYFLGTGQSSMFGAAVGIRHNF, encoded by the coding sequence ATGAAATCGACGTATGGGATCAAATGCCGCAGTGCCGCGCTGACGCTGGGCGCGTGGCTCGCCTGTGGCGCTGCGCAGGCTCAATCCGGTGTGTTGCTGTATGGAGGGGTCGACGCAAACCTCGAGTATGTCAATCACTTCTCGACCGTGACGCCGTCCGCTGAAAACGGATTCAGCACGGGTCCTGGTACGAGCGTCTACCGCCTGAATTCGGGTGGGTTGTCGGGCTCGCGCTTTGGCATGCGGGGAACCGAAGAGCTCGGTGGCGGCCTGAACGCAATCTTCGTGCTGGAAGGCGGCTTCGCCCTGGATAATGGCATGATGCAGCAAGGGGGGCGCCTGTTTGGCCGCCAGGCCTTTGTCGGCTTCGATGACAAGGGGATTGGTACCTTCACCTTTGGTCGCCAGTACATAAGCTGGTTCGACGCGTTGGCGAACTTCTCGCCGACAGCCTTCTCAACGCAGTATGAACCGATCGTGGCACAGATCGGCATGGACTTCCGCTCTGACAACACATTGAAGTACACCGGGGTATTCGGCCCCCTGACTGCGAGCGCCAACTGGTCGTTTGGCAACGGGTTCCTCGGCAATGGCGAAGTCCCGGGGCAGTTTCGTCGCGACACCGGCTATGGCGCCGCATTGACGTACGATTCTGGCCCCTTTTCCGCAACCGTGGGGTACAACCAGTACAACCCAACGCTGACCACGGCGGGCGACACTGGTAGATTTAAGAAAGCCGCCGTCGCCGCAAGCTACAGCTTCGACGGGCGCGCCAAGCTGATGGCTGGCTACCGCTGGGGTCAGAGCAGGGGTGCCGATGGCTCAACGGTTTTGCGTGATGACTTCTACTGGGCGGGCGCCAACTACAACCTCACTCAGGGAATTGAGTTGACCCTGGGCTACTACTACGACGACATCAAGAAGTTTGGCGATAGGAGTATGAAAAATCCTTGGCAGATCTCGTTCATCGCCGACTACCGTCTTTCCAAGCGGACTGACGTCTATCTGACGACCGCATATTCAAAGAATGCAGGCCTGAACTTCGACACGTCCGCAGTCAGCTTTATCAACGGATACTTCCTCGGCACCGGTCAGAGTTCAATGTTCGGCGCCGCAGTCGGCATCCGCCATAATTTCTGA
- a CDS encoding spermidine/putrescine ABC transporter ATP-binding protein (K02052: ABC.SP.A; putative spermidine/putrescine transport system ATP-binding protein): METTRDRIIRANSKPNMLPLKGDSSGAASPRSNSITLEGLGKSYGSTTVLHEIDLHVKPGELFTILGPSGSGKTTLLSLIAGMAAPSRGRILIGDRDVTALEPAQRGIGVVFQNYALFPNLSVFDNVAFPLSIRRRPRHEIAEKVNEMLERVQLTGVRNRRPSQLSGGQQQRVALARALVFRPSIVLLDEPLGALDRQLRERLQVELKELQRSLGVTMILVTHDQEEALSLSDRLAIIDKGRLQQVAPPNEAYLRPTNPFVATFLGMANFVETPDGGQAVVRPERLRINREQDGFGVSGHVRHTVYLGPSIRQHIALDGGGEIVANIPATAPAASISPGERVHASWRAEDAWPCT, encoded by the coding sequence ATGGAAACCACGAGGGACCGAATCATCCGTGCAAACTCGAAGCCGAACATGCTCCCCTTGAAGGGAGATTCCAGTGGCGCGGCATCACCGCGCTCAAACTCGATCACGCTGGAAGGCCTAGGCAAATCCTATGGCAGCACGACGGTGCTGCATGAGATCGACCTGCACGTTAAGCCGGGTGAGCTCTTCACCATCCTGGGTCCCAGCGGATCTGGAAAAACAACGTTGCTATCTCTGATCGCGGGGATGGCTGCACCCAGTCGCGGCCGGATCTTGATTGGCGACCGTGACGTCACTGCCCTTGAGCCGGCTCAGCGCGGCATTGGCGTGGTGTTTCAGAACTACGCGCTCTTTCCCAATCTCTCGGTTTTCGACAACGTGGCCTTTCCGCTCTCGATCAGACGCCGCCCACGACACGAGATCGCCGAGAAGGTCAACGAGATGCTGGAAAGAGTTCAACTCACGGGAGTCCGGAACCGGCGGCCTTCGCAACTTTCAGGCGGTCAGCAGCAGCGGGTCGCGCTTGCGCGTGCACTAGTATTTCGGCCATCGATCGTGCTGCTGGACGAGCCCCTGGGCGCACTGGACCGGCAATTGCGCGAACGCCTGCAAGTTGAATTGAAGGAGTTGCAGCGTTCTCTTGGCGTGACCATGATCCTGGTCACGCACGACCAGGAGGAAGCGCTGTCTCTTTCCGACCGCCTGGCCATCATCGATAAAGGACGACTGCAACAAGTAGCGCCTCCGAACGAAGCCTATCTGAGGCCGACCAATCCATTCGTCGCGACCTTTCTCGGCATGGCGAATTTCGTCGAAACACCCGATGGCGGCCAAGCCGTCGTGCGTCCTGAGCGGCTCAGGATTAACCGGGAACAAGACGGCTTCGGTGTGTCGGGCCATGTTCGTCACACTGTCTACCTGGGGCCATCCATACGCCAGCACATCGCCTTAGACGGCGGTGGCGAGATAGTGGCCAATATCCCGGCCACCGCCCCTGCCGCGAGCATTTCCCCGGGGGAGCGCGTCCACGCTTCCTGGCGTGCCGAAGACGCTTGGCCTTGCACCTGA
- a CDS encoding RNA-binding protein Hfq (K03666: hfq; host factor-I protein), with protein sequence MREHQYCAPWLTQRSICLHFSPMQLEDPNPQNGFLNAARKERKRVQVYLVNGIRLIGSIESFDQFVVMLSTPGGMQAIYKRAISTIQLDTGAHQSGPGTRPTRVPSDNDTTAPTVVMRKRRPMPAGGGGE encoded by the coding sequence ATGCGCGAGCACCAATATTGTGCTCCGTGGCTTACGCAACGCTCCATATGCCTACATTTTTCTCCAATGCAGCTTGAAGACCCCAATCCGCAGAACGGCTTTCTGAACGCAGCGCGAAAAGAGCGAAAGCGTGTCCAAGTGTATCTTGTCAATGGTATCCGGCTAATCGGGTCAATCGAGTCATTCGATCAGTTTGTCGTGATGCTCAGCACGCCTGGCGGTATGCAGGCTATTTACAAGCGAGCCATATCGACTATTCAATTGGATACCGGGGCACATCAATCAGGCCCTGGCACACGTCCGACACGCGTGCCCTCCGATAACGACACCACTGCTCCCACTGTGGTCATGAGAAAGCGGCGTCCGATGCCGGCTGGTGGGGGAGGGGAGTAG
- a CDS encoding DNA-binding protein (K01099: E3.1.3.36; phosphatidylinositol-bisphosphatase [EC:3.1.3.36]) has product MAPEQAVEPLVAQDATDVPGQMEVPSADVASDANPVIGQASSEGGGVGSIDTQARRLDFWTTSRNSSAKATVSYRRRRTYASPEAPTEAPTQEEPIEAAAPQALVEYGAAEAPIEAMRSVAPTEALTAEAPVEAAAAVESIEPDVQGELPEAQASIEPLEALAPEASTEEKRPRKRRQTSKALTEPAAPAATTEERRPRKRQQKPKASTEVAAPEAPTEGTRTRKRGQKLKTLAEAVASEATTEVTQTRKRLQKREAPAETQSTPKPVTSRELLAQLASVDAQIEQLWAAEVPKVVEEIQQLMQEYDLSIDDIAGKPSVGRAAGAVPTKKKAAPLPKYRNPKTGQTWSGRGRAPAWIGTKPQRFLIDLHD; this is encoded by the coding sequence TTGGCCCCAGAGCAAGCGGTTGAACCACTTGTCGCGCAGGATGCGACGGACGTTCCCGGTCAGATGGAGGTTCCCAGCGCTGACGTGGCGTCCGACGCGAACCCCGTCATTGGTCAGGCCAGTAGCGAAGGCGGCGGTGTTGGAAGCATTGATACTCAGGCCCGACGCCTGGACTTCTGGACGACCAGCCGGAATAGCAGCGCCAAGGCGACGGTGTCATATCGGCGCCGACGGACTTACGCAAGCCCGGAAGCCCCGACTGAAGCGCCGACCCAGGAAGAACCGATTGAAGCTGCCGCCCCGCAAGCGCTGGTCGAGTATGGCGCTGCTGAGGCACCGATTGAAGCGATGCGGTCGGTAGCGCCGACTGAAGCGTTGACCGCCGAAGCTCCGGTTGAGGCCGCGGCGGCGGTAGAGTCGATTGAACCTGACGTCCAGGGCGAGTTACCTGAAGCTCAAGCCTCGATAGAGCCGCTTGAAGCCCTGGCCCCGGAAGCATCCACTGAAGAGAAACGACCACGGAAGCGCCGACAGACGTCGAAAGCGCTGACAGAACCTGCCGCCCCGGCAGCAACGACTGAAGAGCGGAGACCACGGAAGCGCCAACAGAAGCCGAAAGCGTCGACTGAAGTTGCCGCTCCGGAAGCTCCGACTGAAGGGACGCGAACCCGGAAGCGCGGACAGAAGCTGAAAACGCTGGCTGAAGCCGTCGCTTCGGAAGCAACGACTGAAGTGACGCAAACCCGGAAGCGCCTACAGAAGCGGGAAGCGCCTGCCGAAACGCAAAGCACACCTAAACCCGTAACCTCTCGTGAACTGCTCGCACAACTGGCATCCGTCGATGCGCAAATTGAGCAGTTGTGGGCTGCGGAGGTGCCAAAGGTGGTGGAGGAGATTCAGCAGTTGATGCAGGAGTACGACCTGAGCATTGACGACATTGCAGGCAAGCCAAGCGTTGGGCGCGCTGCGGGTGCGGTTCCAACTAAGAAAAAGGCTGCGCCCCTTCCGAAGTACCGCAATCCCAAAACGGGGCAGACCTGGTCGGGTCGTGGTAGGGCTCCGGCATGGATTGGCACGAAGCCCCAGCGTTTTCTGATTGATCTCCACGACTGA
- a CDS encoding polyamine ABC transporter permease (K02053: ABC.SP.P; putative spermidine/putrescine transport system permease protein), with amino-acid sequence MNAPRTVSAFWLRAWALLTLAYLLMPVAIVLPMSFSSANALTFPPPGWSLRWFQVLLSDADWIDAFSNSALIAMLTASAAVMLGSLASYGLVRGQSKWRALAEANLMLPLIVPGVIIAIALYFFYARWNLLGTITGLVLAHTLLAIPFVVMVLNTAIRGFDIRMEQVAWSLGASWSQTMRRVVLPTLAPNLAAAWIFAFVISFDEVIVSVFLAGTINTVPKKMYNDLMLEITPTITAVATVLITATALVLLLVRWLTRRKP; translated from the coding sequence ATGAATGCGCCACGTACAGTGTCTGCGTTTTGGCTCCGGGCCTGGGCCTTGCTGACCCTCGCGTACTTGTTGATGCCGGTGGCCATCGTGCTACCCATGTCATTTTCTTCAGCAAACGCCCTCACCTTTCCGCCACCGGGATGGTCGCTTCGATGGTTTCAGGTTCTATTGTCGGATGCTGACTGGATTGATGCCTTCTCCAACAGCGCATTGATCGCGATGCTGACCGCCAGCGCGGCAGTCATGCTCGGTAGCCTGGCGAGCTATGGCCTGGTTCGCGGGCAATCCAAATGGCGCGCGCTGGCCGAAGCCAATCTGATGCTGCCACTGATCGTGCCGGGCGTCATTATCGCGATAGCGCTGTATTTCTTCTACGCCCGCTGGAATCTGCTCGGGACAATCACGGGCCTGGTTCTCGCACACACCCTGCTCGCTATTCCGTTCGTGGTCATGGTGCTCAACACGGCGATCCGAGGCTTCGATATTCGCATGGAACAGGTGGCATGGAGTCTGGGCGCGAGCTGGTCACAGACCATGCGACGGGTGGTGTTGCCGACGCTGGCGCCCAATCTAGCCGCGGCCTGGATCTTTGCCTTCGTAATCAGCTTTGACGAAGTCATCGTGAGCGTTTTTCTAGCGGGCACGATTAACACCGTGCCGAAGAAAATGTACAACGACCTGATGCTGGAGATCACACCGACCATCACCGCAGTGGCGACCGTTCTGATTACCGCGACGGCGCTAGTCTTGCTTCTTGTACGTTGGCTGACGCGACGAAAGCCATGA